The following coding sequences are from one Coffea arabica cultivar ET-39 chromosome 11e, Coffea Arabica ET-39 HiFi, whole genome shotgun sequence window:
- the LOC113717919 gene encoding receptor-like protein 15 isoform X2: MMVSGPDGLYDIYGQDSLQDIKGGREDEFDSGDLRLLRSVSLSANNLVGEIPDGLMELVQLQVLNLSQNHLTGRIPKKIGNLKQLETFDLSMNALSGAIPESLSDLYSLNSLNLSHNKFSGPIPSGNQLQTLTDPSIYEGNSGLCGKPLPNSCWEHKLPTKNRPIDDDEVHGESDWSWFYAGIGPGFVVGLLGVLGILLFKKSWRYAYFKFIESVCDKIWVKTTRLRRNFR; encoded by the coding sequence ATGATGGTATCAGGGCCAGATGGACTTTACGACATTTATGGACAAGATAGCCTTCAAGACATTAAGGGAGGAAGAGAAGATGAGTTTGACTCAGGGGACCTTCGGCTTCTTAGATCCGTAAGCCTCTCAGCAAATAATTTAGTTGGCGAGATCCCTGATGGGTTAATGGAGCTGGTTCAATTGCAAGTTTTGAATCTTTCACAAAATCATTTGACTGGAAGGATCCCCAAGAAGATTGGCAACTTGAAGCAACTTGAAACATTTGATCTTTCAATGAATGCACTCTCCGGTGCAATCCCTGAAAGCTTATCTGATTTGTACTCATTGAACTCTCTGAATTTGTCACACAATAAATTTTCAGGGCCAATACCATCAGGAAATCAACTTCAGACCTTGACCGATCCATCCATCTATGAAGGAAACAGTGGACTCTGTGGCAAACCGCTCCCAAACAGTTGCTGGGAACACAAATTGCCTACCAAAAATAGGCCTATTGATGATGATGAAGTCCATGGCGAGTCTGATTGGTCTTGGTTTTATGCTGGAATAGGACCGGGTTTTGTTGTCGGGCTTTTGGGAGTTCTGGGAATCCTTCTCTTCAAGAAGTCATGGCGCTATGCATACTTCAAGTTTATAGAAAGCGTCTGTGACAAAATCTGGGTAAAGACTACTCGCCTGAGGAGGAATTTCCGTTGA
- the LOC113717986 gene encoding receptor-like protein EIX2 has product MEHHHLCTSSSFLLLFLFSSILVTSQFTFGSSKQASDHSNVTCIESERRALLQLKHGLKDESNRLSSWIGEGCCSWEGVGCHKTTGSVLKLDLRNTVPLYFDEDYHCTNCLGGQLSPSLANLTNLRYLDLSVNNFSTFQVPTFLGLLKNLRYLNLSNAKFDGEIPHNLGNLSHLRYLDIGLSSSGSMIKDLRWVARLSSLEVLVLSLVNLSTAQDGLRAISMLPSLTTLDLFGCHLFIHSHLSPVNFTSLSSLDLGENNFSNHMIPPWLGNLTGLLDLRLGDNNLSNPVHGLFEQMTSLLRLDLWGNRFDVSFFKSLCNLSNLTYLDLSSNDLQLSIPSEIGQLSRLAALSLFGFNLYGSIPVSLGQLTKLQVLDISYTSLTGVLSEDHLGKLGELQSLFLSHSFLTLNLSSTWVPPFQLQQLEMASIKVGPQFPGWLRTQKFEELDMSNAGISDAIPSWFRVLCYDISSLDLSNNNLTGNPLEFKEVKNNNYRFVSLSSNKLEGSLKSFPSDISSLDLSQNFLTGEIPPPYVGEMGASTYFLKLSGNRFTGSIPEDLCKLKSLSELDLSNNLLSGKVPLCFGSLRFLWVLNLANNNLCGQIPSSLGNLGALEILHLNGNKFIGRLPSSMQHLSNLVIFDLGDNGLRDTIPAWIGEMSSNLMFLRFQSNNFYGGISDKLCLLSNLQVLNLAHNNLTGYIPHCFNNFSMMVSSEHGSILTITYDTTNLQNYKGGNELEYSFGNLVLIKSISLSTNNLVGEIPDGIMDLAGIQTLNLSHNHLTGRISEKIGNLKRLETLDLSMNEFFGAIPNNLSTINSLSFLNLSHNSLSGEIPSGNQLQTLTDPSIYEGNNGLCGKPLPKSCPENKSPAKNDPILDDKDHGEFDWSWFYAGLGPGFALGLVGFLAILLFKRSWRYAYFEFLESASDRIAAMIALKTTRRARNFR; this is encoded by the coding sequence ATGGAGCATCATCATCTTTGTACTTCTTCATCTTTCCTACTACTCTTCTTATTCAGTTCTATTCTTGTCACTAGCCAGTTCACATTTGGTAGCAGCAAGCAAGCTTCTGATCATTCAAATGTCACCTGTATTGAAAGTGAACGACGTGCCCTTCTTCAACTCAAACATGGGTTGAAAGATGAATCAAATCGTCTGTCATCTTGGATTGGAGAAGGCTGTTGTTCATGGGAAGGAGTTGGTTGCCACAAAACCACTGGCAGTGTTTTGAAACTTGATCTGCGCAATACGGTGCCACTCTATTTTGATGAGGATTATCACTGCACAAATTGCTTGGGAGGCCAATTAAGTCCATCTTTGgccaatttgaccaatttgcgATACTTGGATTTGAGTGTGAATAATTTTTCAACATTCCAAGTTCCCACATTCCTTGGATTGTTGAAAAACTTGAGATACCTCAATCTCTCCAATGCAAAATTTGATGGTGAAATTCCTCACAATTTGGGAAATCTCTCGCATTTACGGTATTTAGATATTGGATTATCATCAAGTGGATCGATGATTAAGGATCTCAGGTGGGTTGCTAGGCTCTCTTCTCTAGAAGTCCTAGTCCTATCCTTGGTGAATCTTAGTACCGCTCAAGATGGATTACGGGCAATTAGCATGCTTCCTTCACTAACAACACTAGACTTGTTTGGTTGTCATCTTTTTATCCATTCTCATCTTTCACCGGTCAATTTCACATCTCTTTCTTCCCTTGACCTTGGTGAAAATAATTTCAGCAACCACATGATCCCTCCTTGGCTTGGTAATCTCACAGGCCTCCTTGATCTTCGTCTTGGTGATAATAATTTGTCTAATCCAGTTCATGGCTTGTTTGAGCAAATGACCTCTCTTCTTCGCCTCGATCTATGGGGAAACCGGTTTGATGTTTCATTCTTCAAATCACTTTGCAACCTGAGCAATCTTACTTATTTGGATCTGAGTAGCAATGACTTGCAATTGTCAATACCAAGTGAAATAGGCCAGCTTTCAAGACTAGCTGCACTATCTTTGTTCGGATTTAACTTATATGGTTCCATACCAGTCAGTCTTGGGCAGCTAACAAAGCTACAAGTATTGGACATTAGTTACACTTCATTAACTGGTGTATTATCTGAAGACCATCTTGGGAAACTTGGAGAGCTACAGTCATTGTTCCTATCTCATAGCTTCCTCACTCTGAATTTGAGCTCCACATGGGTGCctccttttcaactccaacAACTTGAAATGGCATCCATCAAAGTAGGCCCCCAGTTTCCAGGTTGGCTTCGGACGCAGAAGTTTGAAGAGTTAGACATGAGCAATGCGGGTATTTCAGATGCCATACCCAGTTGGTTTCGAGTGCTTTGTTATGATATTAGCTCATTAGATCTCTCCAACAACAACCTAACTGGCAATCCGTTGGAGTTCAAAGAAGTGAAGAATAATAATTATCGATTTGTATCTCTAAGCTCCAACAAATTGGAGGGATCTCTCAAATCATTTCCATCGGATATTTCCAGTTTAGATCTCTCACAAAATTTTCTTACTGGAGAGATTCCACCGCCTTACGTTGGTGAAATGGGTGCAtctacttattttctcaaactCAGTGGTAATCGTTTCACAGGCAGTATCCCAGAAGACTTGTGCAAGTTGAAAAGTTTATCCGAATTGGATCTATCCAACAATCTTCTCTCCGGAAAAGTTCCTCTGTGCTTCGGCAGCTTGCGATTCTTGTGGGTCCTAAACTTGGCAAATAACAATCTGTGCGGTCAAATTCCAAGTTCACTGGGTAACTTGGGGGCACTTGAGATTCTGCATTTGAATGGAAACAAATTCATTGGAAGGCTCCCGTCCTCAATGCAGCATCTGAGcaatttggtgatttttgatCTTGGTGACAATGGGCTAAGGGATACCATACCAGCTTGGATTGGGGAAATGTCATCAAATTTAATGTTTCTAAGATTTCAGTCAAATAACTTCTATGGAGGTATTTCTGACAAGCTCTGCCTACTCTCAAATCTTCAAGTGCTGAACCTGGCACATAATAACTTAACAGGATATATTCCTCATTGTTTTAACAACTTCTCAATGATGGTATCAAGTGAACATGGAAGCATTCTCACGATAACCTACGATACCACCAACCTTCAAAACTATAAGGGAGGAAATGAACTTGAGTACTCCTTTGGGAACCTTGTGCTCATTAAATCCATAAGCCTCTCAACAAATAATTTAGTGGGTGAGATCCCTGATGGGATAATGGATCTGGCTGGTATACAAACTTTGAACCTTTCTCACAACCATTTGACTGGAAGGATCTCTGAGAAGATTGGCAACTTAAAGCGACTTGAAACGCTAGATCTATCAATGAATGAATTCTTCGGTGCAATACCTAACAACTTATCAACAATAAACTCATTGAGCTTCCTAAATTTGTCACACAATAGCCTTTCAGGGGAAATACCATCAGGAAATCAACTTCAGACCTTAACCGATCCATCCATCTATGAAGGAAATAATGGACTTTGTGGCAAGCCACTCCCAAAGAGCTGCCCCGAGAACAAGTCACCAGCCAAAAATGATCCTATCCTAGATGACAAAGATCATGGTGAGTTTGATTGGTCGTGGTTTTATGCTGGTCTAGGACCTGGTTTTGCTCTCGGCCTCGTGGGATTCTTGGCAATCCTTCTCTTCAAGAGGTCTTGGCGCTATGCATACTTCGAGTTTCTGGAAAGTGCAAGTGACAGAATTGCCGCAATGATAGCATTGAAGACTACTCGGCGTGCGAGGAACTTCCGTTGA
- the LOC113718831 gene encoding uncharacterized protein isoform X2 encodes MEHHLLCTFSSFLFLFLFSYIPITSQLPYGSSSKQAHNYSNVSCVENERQALLQFKHGLTDESNRLSSWVGESCCSWEGISCHKTSGSVLKLDLRNTLPPYFDDNDYFKNRLGGQLSPSLVNLTNLRYLDLSSNNFSGIQVPAFLGLLKNLRYLNLSSAGFDGEIPHHLGNLSHLRYLDLGDSGFSLRTKDLGWVAGLSSLEGLVLSSVNLTAARDGLQSINMLPSLTTLDLNGCGLFIHPHLSHINFTSLAFLDLGENNFSNYTAPPWLRNLTGLHDLRLGGTIPEDLCKSENLSELDLSNNLLSGSVPLCLGNLRDLWLLNLANNSLSGQIPSSLGNLWGLLGLHLNGNKFVGKLPTSMQNLSNLRILDLGDNGLKDIIPAWIGERLSNLKFLRFQSNNFHGAISDTLCQLSHLRVLNLAHNNLSGFIPHCFNNISAMVSGLDDNRNSNFSQESLQDIKGGREVEYSPGSLQFVKSLSLSANNLVGEIPDEIMELVQLQVLNLSQNHLTGTIPDKIGNLKQLETLDLSMNEIFGAIPESLSDLYSLNSLNLSHNKLSGPIPSGNQLQTLTDPSIYEGNSGLCGKPLPNNCWEHKLPAKNGPIDDDEGHSESDWSWFYAGIGPGFAAGLSGVLGILLFKKSWRYAYFKFIESACDKIWVKTTRPRRNFR; translated from the exons ATGGAGCATCATCTTCTTTGTACTTTTTCATCTTTCCTATTTCTCTTCTTATTCAGTTATATTCCTATCACTAGCCAGCTCCCATATGGTAGCAGCAGCAAACAAGCTCATAATTATTCGAATGTCTCCTGTGTTGAGAATGAACGGCAAGCTCTTCTTCAATTCAAGCATGGGTTGACAGATGAATCAAATCGTCTTTCATCTTGGGTTGGAGAAAGCTGTTGTTCATGGGAAGGCATTAGTTGCCACAAAACCAGTGGTAGCGTTTTGAAACTTGATCTACGCAACACGTTGCCACCCTATTTTGATGataatgattacttcaaaaatcGCTTGGGAGGCCAATTGAGTCCATCTTTGgtcaatttgaccaatttgcgGTACTTGGACCTGAGCTCAAATAATTTTTCAGGAATCCAAGTTCCCGCATTCCTTGGATTGTTGAAAAACTTGAGATACCTCAATCTCTCAAGTGCAGGATTTGATGGTGAAATTCCCCACCATTTAGGAAACCTCTCACATTTACGGTATTTAGATCTTGGGGATTCAGGTTTCTCATTGAGGACTAAGGATCTCGGATGGGTTGCTGGGCTCTCTTCTCTAGAAGGATTAGTTCTGTCCAGTGTGAACCTTACAGCCGCTCGAGATGGGTTACAGTCCATTAACATGCTTCCTTCACTAACAACACTAGACTTGAATGGGTGTGGTCTTTTCATCCATCCTCATCTTTCACATATCAATTTCACATCTCTTGCTTTCCTTGACCTTGGTGAAAATAATTTCAGCAACTACACGGCCCCTCCTTGGCTCCGTAATCTTACTGGCCTCCATGATCTTCGTCTTGGTG GTACTATCCCTGAAGACTTGTGCAAGTCGGAAAATTTATCAGAATTGGATCTATCCAACAATCTTCTGTCCGGAAGTGTTCCTCTGTGTCTAGGAAACTTGCGAGACCTGTGGCTCCTAAACTTGGCAAATAACAGTCTATCCGGTCAAATTCCGAGTTCACTGGGCAACTTGTGGGGACTTCTTGGTCTGCATTTGAATGGAAATAAATTCGTTGGGAAGCTCCCTACCTCAATGCAGAATCTGAGCAATTTGCGAATTCTTGATCTCGGTGACAATGGACTGAAGGATATTATACCAGCTTGGATTGGGGAAAGGTTATCAAATTTAAAGTTTCTAAGATTTCAGTCAAATAACTTCCATGGAGCTATTTCCGATACACTCTGCCAACTCTCACATCTTCGAGTGCTGAACTTAGCACATAATAACTTGAGTGGATTTATTCCTCACTGCTTTAACAACATTAGTGCCATGGTATCAGGGCTAGATGACAATCGTAATAGCAATTTTTCACAAGAAAGCCTTCAAGACATTAAGGGAGGAAGAGAAGTTGAGTATTCACCAGGAAGCCTTCAGTTTGTTAAATCCTTAAGCCTCTCAGCAAATAATTTAGTTGGTGAGATCCCTGATGAGATAATGGAGCTGGTTCAATTGCAAGTTTTGAATCTTTCACAAAATCATTTGACTGGAACGATCCCTGATAAGATTGGCAACTTGAAGCAACTTGAAACACTTGATCTATCAATGAATGAAATCTTCGGTGCAATCCCTGAAAGCTTATCTGATTTGTACTCATTGAACTCTCTCAATTTGTCACACAATAAACTTTCAGGGCCAATACCATCAGGAAATCAGCTTCAAACCTTGACCGATCCATCCATCTATGAAGGAAACAGTGGACTCTGTGGCAAACCGCTCCCAAACAACTGCTGGGAACACAAATTGCCTGCCAAAAATGGGCCTATTGATGATGATGAAGGCCACAGCGAATCTGATTGGTCTTGGTTTTATGCTGGAATAGGACCGGGTTTTGCTGCCGGGCTGTCAGGAGTTTTGGGAATCCTTCTCTTCAAGAAGTCATGGCGCTATGCATATTTCAAGTTTATAGAAAGTGCCTGTGACAAAATCTGGGTAAAGACTACTCGCCCGCGGAGGAATTTCCGTTGA
- the LOC113718831 gene encoding receptor-like protein EIX2 isoform X1, with protein MEHHLLCTFSSFLFLFLFSYIPITSQLPYGSSSKQAHNYSNVSCVENERQALLQFKHGLTDESNRLSSWVGESCCSWEGISCHKTSGSVLKLDLRNTLPPYFDDNDYFKNRLGGQLSPSLVNLTNLRYLDLSSNNFSGIQVPAFLGLLKNLRYLNLSSAGFDGEIPHHLGNLSHLRYLDLGDSGFSLRTKDLGWVAGLSSLEGLVLSSVNLTAARDGLQSINMLPSLTTLDLNGCGLFIHPHLSHINFTSLAFLDLGENNFSNYTAPPWLRNLTGLHDLRLGGNDLSDPIHGLFDQMTSLVYLDLSSNRFDASTLKSLCNASSLTYLDMRFNNLQGSIPSEIGQLINLTYLDLSGNNLQGSIPSEIGQLSKLTNLSLSDNELNGTIPINLGQLTKLQAFDVGDNSLTGVLSEDHFAKLRELKSLDLSGNSLALNVSSSWVPPFQLHEIRMGSIIVGARFPAWLRTQKEVWELDMRNASISDAIPSWFRVLCHNITSVDLSSNSLTGNPLEFKQLKHRPSRYRYREIFLSSNKFDGSLKSLPLDISYLDLSHNFLTGHIPQLEVGQTSVVQSLLLNDNRFTGTIPEDLCKSENLSELDLSNNLLSGSVPLCLGNLRDLWLLNLANNSLSGQIPSSLGNLWGLLGLHLNGNKFVGKLPTSMQNLSNLRILDLGDNGLKDIIPAWIGERLSNLKFLRFQSNNFHGAISDTLCQLSHLRVLNLAHNNLSGFIPHCFNNISAMVSGLDDNRNSNFSQESLQDIKGGREVEYSPGSLQFVKSLSLSANNLVGEIPDEIMELVQLQVLNLSQNHLTGTIPDKIGNLKQLETLDLSMNEIFGAIPESLSDLYSLNSLNLSHNKLSGPIPSGNQLQTLTDPSIYEGNSGLCGKPLPNNCWEHKLPAKNGPIDDDEGHSESDWSWFYAGIGPGFAAGLSGVLGILLFKKSWRYAYFKFIESACDKIWVKTTRPRRNFR; from the coding sequence ATGGAGCATCATCTTCTTTGTACTTTTTCATCTTTCCTATTTCTCTTCTTATTCAGTTATATTCCTATCACTAGCCAGCTCCCATATGGTAGCAGCAGCAAACAAGCTCATAATTATTCGAATGTCTCCTGTGTTGAGAATGAACGGCAAGCTCTTCTTCAATTCAAGCATGGGTTGACAGATGAATCAAATCGTCTTTCATCTTGGGTTGGAGAAAGCTGTTGTTCATGGGAAGGCATTAGTTGCCACAAAACCAGTGGTAGCGTTTTGAAACTTGATCTACGCAACACGTTGCCACCCTATTTTGATGataatgattacttcaaaaatcGCTTGGGAGGCCAATTGAGTCCATCTTTGgtcaatttgaccaatttgcgGTACTTGGACCTGAGCTCAAATAATTTTTCAGGAATCCAAGTTCCCGCATTCCTTGGATTGTTGAAAAACTTGAGATACCTCAATCTCTCAAGTGCAGGATTTGATGGTGAAATTCCCCACCATTTAGGAAACCTCTCACATTTACGGTATTTAGATCTTGGGGATTCAGGTTTCTCATTGAGGACTAAGGATCTCGGATGGGTTGCTGGGCTCTCTTCTCTAGAAGGATTAGTTCTGTCCAGTGTGAACCTTACAGCCGCTCGAGATGGGTTACAGTCCATTAACATGCTTCCTTCACTAACAACACTAGACTTGAATGGGTGTGGTCTTTTCATCCATCCTCATCTTTCACATATCAATTTCACATCTCTTGCTTTCCTTGACCTTGGTGAAAATAATTTCAGCAACTACACGGCCCCTCCTTGGCTCCGTAATCTTACTGGCCTCCATGATCTTCGTCTTGGTGGTAATGATCTTTCTGACCCAATTCATGGCCTGTTTGATCAAATGACCTCTCTAGTTTATCTCGATCTATCTTCAAATCGCTTTGATGCATCAACGTTGAAATCACTTTGTAATGCAAGCAGTCTTACTTATTTGGATATGAGGTTTAATAATTTGCAAGGGTCAATACCAAGTGAAATAGGCCAACTTATAAATCTTACTTATTTGGATCTGAGTGGCAATAATTTGCAAGGGTCAATACCAAGTGAAATAGGCCAGCTTTCAAAATTAACAAACCTATCATTGTCTGATAATGAATTAAATGGTACCATACCGATCAATCTTGGGCAGCTGACGAAGCTACAAGCATTTGACGTTGGTGACAATTCATTAACTGGTGTCCTATCTGAAGACCATTTTGCGAAACTCCGAGAGCTGAAGTCACTGGACCTATCTGGAAACTCACTCGCTCTGAACGTGAGCTCCTCGTGGGTTCCTCCTTTTCAACTCCATGAAATTCGGATGGGATCCATCATTGTGGGAGCCAGGTTCCCAGCTTGGCTTCGGACGCAGAAGGAGGTTTGGGAGTTAGACATGCGGAACGCGAGCATTTCAGATGCCATACCCAGCTGGTTTCGAGTGCTTTGTCATAATATTACGTCAGTAGATCTCTCCAGCAACAGCCTAACTGGAAATCCTTTGGAGTTCAAACAATTGAAGCATAGACCAAGCCGTTATCGTTATCGAGAAATATTTCTAAGCTCCAACAAATTTGACGGATCTCTCAAATCGTTGCCGTTGGATATTTCATATTTAGATCTTTCACACAATTTTCTTACTGGACATATTCCGCAGCTTGAAGTTGGTCAAACTTCGGTTGTACAATCTCTCTTACTAAATGATAACCGTTTCACAGGTACTATCCCTGAAGACTTGTGCAAGTCGGAAAATTTATCAGAATTGGATCTATCCAACAATCTTCTGTCCGGAAGTGTTCCTCTGTGTCTAGGAAACTTGCGAGACCTGTGGCTCCTAAACTTGGCAAATAACAGTCTATCCGGTCAAATTCCGAGTTCACTGGGCAACTTGTGGGGACTTCTTGGTCTGCATTTGAATGGAAATAAATTCGTTGGGAAGCTCCCTACCTCAATGCAGAATCTGAGCAATTTGCGAATTCTTGATCTCGGTGACAATGGACTGAAGGATATTATACCAGCTTGGATTGGGGAAAGGTTATCAAATTTAAAGTTTCTAAGATTTCAGTCAAATAACTTCCATGGAGCTATTTCCGATACACTCTGCCAACTCTCACATCTTCGAGTGCTGAACTTAGCACATAATAACTTGAGTGGATTTATTCCTCACTGCTTTAACAACATTAGTGCCATGGTATCAGGGCTAGATGACAATCGTAATAGCAATTTTTCACAAGAAAGCCTTCAAGACATTAAGGGAGGAAGAGAAGTTGAGTATTCACCAGGAAGCCTTCAGTTTGTTAAATCCTTAAGCCTCTCAGCAAATAATTTAGTTGGTGAGATCCCTGATGAGATAATGGAGCTGGTTCAATTGCAAGTTTTGAATCTTTCACAAAATCATTTGACTGGAACGATCCCTGATAAGATTGGCAACTTGAAGCAACTTGAAACACTTGATCTATCAATGAATGAAATCTTCGGTGCAATCCCTGAAAGCTTATCTGATTTGTACTCATTGAACTCTCTCAATTTGTCACACAATAAACTTTCAGGGCCAATACCATCAGGAAATCAGCTTCAAACCTTGACCGATCCATCCATCTATGAAGGAAACAGTGGACTCTGTGGCAAACCGCTCCCAAACAACTGCTGGGAACACAAATTGCCTGCCAAAAATGGGCCTATTGATGATGATGAAGGCCACAGCGAATCTGATTGGTCTTGGTTTTATGCTGGAATAGGACCGGGTTTTGCTGCCGGGCTGTCAGGAGTTTTGGGAATCCTTCTCTTCAAGAAGTCATGGCGCTATGCATATTTCAAGTTTATAGAAAGTGCCTGTGACAAAATCTGGGTAAAGACTACTCGCCCGCGGAGGAATTTCCGTTGA
- the LOC113717919 gene encoding receptor-like protein EIX2 isoform X1, whose translation MQLLSTLVSFDLGNNGLNDIIPAWIGERLSNLRILRFQSNNFHEPISDTIYQLSGLRVLNLAHNNLSGFIPHCFNNISAMMVSGPDGLYDIYGQDSLQDIKGGREDEFDSGDLRLLRSVSLSANNLVGEIPDGLMELVQLQVLNLSQNHLTGRIPKKIGNLKQLETFDLSMNALSGAIPESLSDLYSLNSLNLSHNKFSGPIPSGNQLQTLTDPSIYEGNSGLCGKPLPNSCWEHKLPTKNRPIDDDEVHGESDWSWFYAGIGPGFVVGLLGVLGILLFKKSWRYAYFKFIESVCDKIWVKTTRLRRNFR comes from the coding sequence ATGCAGCTTCTGAGCACTTTGGTAAGTTTTGATCTCGGTAACAATGGACTAAATGATATTATACCAGCTTGGATTGGGGAAAGGTTATCAAATTTAAGGATTCTAAGATTTCAGTCAAATAACTTCCATGAACCTATTTCTGATACAATCTACCAACTCTCAGGTCTTCGAGTTCTAAACCTAGCACATAATAACTTGAGTGGATTTATTCCTCACTGCTTTAACAACATTAGTGCCATGATGGTATCAGGGCCAGATGGACTTTACGACATTTATGGACAAGATAGCCTTCAAGACATTAAGGGAGGAAGAGAAGATGAGTTTGACTCAGGGGACCTTCGGCTTCTTAGATCCGTAAGCCTCTCAGCAAATAATTTAGTTGGCGAGATCCCTGATGGGTTAATGGAGCTGGTTCAATTGCAAGTTTTGAATCTTTCACAAAATCATTTGACTGGAAGGATCCCCAAGAAGATTGGCAACTTGAAGCAACTTGAAACATTTGATCTTTCAATGAATGCACTCTCCGGTGCAATCCCTGAAAGCTTATCTGATTTGTACTCATTGAACTCTCTGAATTTGTCACACAATAAATTTTCAGGGCCAATACCATCAGGAAATCAACTTCAGACCTTGACCGATCCATCCATCTATGAAGGAAACAGTGGACTCTGTGGCAAACCGCTCCCAAACAGTTGCTGGGAACACAAATTGCCTACCAAAAATAGGCCTATTGATGATGATGAAGTCCATGGCGAGTCTGATTGGTCTTGGTTTTATGCTGGAATAGGACCGGGTTTTGTTGTCGGGCTTTTGGGAGTTCTGGGAATCCTTCTCTTCAAGAAGTCATGGCGCTATGCATACTTCAAGTTTATAGAAAGCGTCTGTGACAAAATCTGGGTAAAGACTACTCGCCTGAGGAGGAATTTCCGTTGA